In one window of Hevea brasiliensis isolate MT/VB/25A 57/8 chromosome 10, ASM3005281v1, whole genome shotgun sequence DNA:
- the LOC131169293 gene encoding cathecol O-methyltransferase 1-like yields MASSTKTQQEYGTNEEEGEEESFSYAIQISMGSVLPMVMQTAIDLGIFDIIAKAGPDAKLSAFDIAAQISSCQNPDAPMMLDRILRLLASHCVLGCSLSSNAQGTHQRLYHLNYVSKYFVKNEDGVSLGPFMTSNQDRVYMESWPLLKDAILEGGIPFNKVHGTHAFDYPRGDPRFNEVFNTAMFNHTKIVMKKLLQSYKGFEHLKQVVDVGGGLGVTLNMITSKYPHIKGINFDLPRVIQHAPSYPGVNHVEGDMFESVPQGDAIFMKWILHDWSDEHCLKLLKNCYEAIPDDGKVIVVEAVLPVMAENSAAARDTSLMDVFMMTQNPGGKERTQQEFMALATAAGFSGITFQSCVCNFWVMEFFK; encoded by the exons ATGGCTTCTTCAACAAAAACCCAACAAGAATATGGTacaaatgaagaagaaggagaagaagaaagcTTTTCATATGCCATTCAAATTTCGATGGGGTCAGTACTGCCCATGGTAATGCAAACTGCAATAGACCTTGGCATTTTTGACATTATAGCCAAAGCAGGTCCTGATGCAAAACTCTCAGCGTTCGATATTGCAGCCCAAATTAGCAGCTGTCAAAACCCTGACGCACCCATGATGCTTGATAGGATCCTCAGGCTTCTAGCTAGCCACTGTGTGCTTGGTTGCTCTCTGTCCTCAAATGCTCAAGGAACCCACCAGAGACTCTACCATTTGAATTATGTTTCCAAATACTTCGTGAAAAATGAAGATGGGGTCTCCCTAGGACCTTTCATGACCTCGAATCAAGACAGGGTCTATATGGAGAGCTG GCCTTTACTCAAGGATGCAATTCTTGAAGGTGGAATTCCATTCAATAAGGTCCATGGAACACATGCCTTTGATTATCCTCGCGGTGACCCCAGGTTCAATGAGGTTTTCAACACAGCAATGTTTAATCACACAAAAATAGTTATGAAGAAACTCCTCCAGTCCTATAAGGGTTTCGAGCACCTAAAGCAGGTGGTTGATGTTGGTGGAGGACTTGGAGTCACTCTTAACATGATCACTTCCAAATACCCTCATATTAAGGGTATTAATTTTGACTTGCCTCGTGTCATACAACATGCCCCTTCTTATCCTG GTGTGAATCATGTAGAAGGAGATATGTTTGAAAGCGTTCCACAAGGAGATGCTATTTTTATGAAg TGGATACTTCATGATTGGAGCGATGAACATTGCTTGAAGCTGTTGAAGAACTGCTACGAAGCAATTCCAGATGATGGAAAGGTAATAGTAGTGGAGGCAGTGCTTCCAGTAATGGCAGAGAATAGTGCAGCAGCGAGGGACACTTCACTTATGGACGTGTTTATGATGACTCAAAATCCAGGAGGAAAGGAAAGGACTCAACAAGAATTCATGGCCTTGGCTACTGCAGCTGGATTTAGTGGCATCACTTTTCAATCTTGTGTTTGTAACTTTTGGGTTATGGAATTCTTCAAGTAA